In Kordiimonas sp. SCSIO 12610, the following are encoded in one genomic region:
- a CDS encoding efflux RND transporter periplasmic adaptor subunit: MRKLLSRNGSSVLQNSRFLKLAGLIAIIASISVPLTVRLTAQSSPLSTTTKELPVRTVNIQMENGYFAKRTFTGRAVAGRVSPLAFELNGTLKHVYVDLGSSVQKGDTLAELDTAVLDARRGELLAEKDEVTANLELANRTLKRVSDTFKQGHASAQRLDEAEANAISLKARLARLNASLNSLDVDINRATIKAPFSGTITARMLDEGTIANAGLAVLELSEDSRMEARIGMPPEFAQAIKNGAKFSLRNGDRKAIRNATMRSVVPVITGTTRTMMVSFDLPSDSTSRGELINAVVDDWQETSGAWLPLRALSADVRGLWRVYKVFDGPDGPKVRFENVQIQYSDGNSVFVSGTIKEGDIVIADGIDKLAPGQRVQSVETVSPRG, translated from the coding sequence ATGAGAAAGCTCTTATCAAGGAATGGTTCAAGTGTGTTGCAGAACTCCCGGTTCCTGAAATTGGCAGGGCTCATTGCCATAATTGCATCCATAAGCGTTCCCCTGACCGTGCGCCTGACAGCTCAGTCCTCCCCTCTCTCCACGACAACGAAAGAGTTGCCAGTGCGCACGGTCAATATCCAAATGGAAAATGGGTATTTTGCTAAACGTACCTTCACAGGGCGCGCGGTTGCTGGCCGTGTTAGCCCACTCGCCTTTGAACTGAATGGCACACTCAAGCATGTGTATGTTGATTTGGGTAGTAGCGTTCAGAAAGGTGATACCCTTGCCGAGCTGGACACAGCAGTTCTTGATGCACGCCGCGGTGAATTATTAGCGGAAAAGGATGAGGTTACAGCAAACCTTGAGCTTGCAAACCGGACCTTAAAACGTGTTAGCGACACTTTCAAACAGGGTCATGCCTCAGCGCAGCGCCTTGACGAAGCAGAAGCAAACGCTATATCGCTCAAAGCTCGCCTTGCACGATTGAATGCATCCTTAAATTCGCTTGATGTTGACATTAACCGCGCGACTATAAAGGCACCCTTTTCAGGAACGATCACAGCAAGAATGCTGGATGAAGGCACGATTGCAAACGCTGGCCTTGCCGTTCTGGAACTTTCAGAAGACAGCCGTATGGAAGCACGCATTGGTATGCCACCAGAGTTTGCGCAGGCAATTAAGAACGGTGCTAAATTTTCGCTGCGCAACGGTGATAGAAAAGCTATCAGAAATGCAACAATGCGGTCGGTCGTTCCTGTGATTACAGGCACCACGCGGACAATGATGGTCTCGTTCGACCTACCGAGTGATAGCACATCACGCGGGGAATTGATCAATGCCGTCGTTGATGACTGGCAGGAAACCAGCGGCGCATGGCTTCCGCTTCGGGCGCTTTCCGCTGATGTTCGAGGCTTGTGGCGTGTCTATAAGGTCTTTGATGGCCCTGATGGCCCTAAAGTCAGGTTTGAAAATGTTCAAATTCAATATAGCGACGGCAACAGCGTTTTTGTTTCTGGAACAATTAAGGAAGGCGATATTGTAATCGCAGACGGCATCGACAAACTTGCGCCCGGTCAACGCGTGCAATCTGTTGAAACCGTATCACCGCGCGGATAG